Proteins from a genomic interval of Dunckerocampus dactyliophorus isolate RoL2022-P2 chromosome 5, RoL_Ddac_1.1, whole genome shotgun sequence:
- the tbxas1 gene encoding thromboxane-A synthase isoform X2 — MEVVVDLLNILHMQPSGVSVALGLLFLALLYWYSIYPFSVLARCGIKHPKTVPFFGNLFLFRQGFFHPLSDLIKTYGRVCGYYLGRRAVVVVADPDILRQVMVREFSSFPNRGTIRFASKPMSDCLLMLRNEQWKRVRSILTPSFSAAKMKEMVPLIQAATTALIDNLDVHAESGEAFDIHRCFGCFTMDVIGSVAFATQVDSQNNPDDPFVRHAQMFFSFSFFRPIMMFFIAFPHIVAPLAGLIPNKRRSQMNNFFINSIQRIIRQREEQPPEQRRRDFLQLMLDARGSKEYDPLEHFDTVSPEQQSVSSPENSLHARDLPTRRPSKKLMTEDEIVGQAFVFLLAGYETSSNTLGFTCYLLALHPECQRQVQEEVDDFFRRHESPDYTNVQELKYLDMVVCEALRLYPPAFRNFIGDPCWLPSLRPGALARAREIHP, encoded by the exons ATGGAGGTCGTAGTCGACCTCCTCAACATACTCCACATGCAGCCCAGTGGAGTATCTGTGGCGCTCGGCCTCCTCTTCCTGGCTCTTCTATACTG GTATTCCATCTACCCTTTTTCAGTCCTTGCTCGATGTGGAATCAAACATCCAAAGACAGTTCCTTTTTTTGGAAACTTATTCCTGTTTCGTCAG GGTTTTTTCCATCCTCTGTCTGACCTCATAAAGACGTATGGCAGAGTTTGTGG aTACTATTTGGGAAGGAGAGCAGTGGTGGTGGTAGCAGACCCTGACATTCTCAGACAAGTGATGGTGAGGGAGTTCAGCAGTTTTCCAAACCGAGGG ACTATTCGCTTTGCCAGCAAACCCATGAGCGATTGTCTGCTCATGTTGAGGAATGAACAGTGGAAGAGAGTTCGGAGTATCCTGACCCCGTCCTTCAGTGCTGCCAAAATGAAAGAG ATGGttcctctcatccaagcagccACGACTGCCCTGATCGACAACTTAGATGTCCATGCTGAATCAGGGGAGGCCTTTGACATCCACAG GTGTTTCGGCTGCTTCACTATGGACGTAATCGGCAGCGTGGCGTTCGCAACGCAGGTGGACTCTCAGAACAACCCGGACGACCCGTTTGTCCGCCACGCTCAGATGTTCTTCTCCTTTTCGTTCTTCAGGCCCATCATGATGTTTTTTA TTGCTTTTCCGCACATCGTGGCTCCTCTGGCGGGACTCATTCCTAATAAACGGCGCAGCCAAATGAATAACTTCTTCATCAACAGCATTCAGAGGATCATCAGACAGAGGGAGGAGCAGCCTCCTGAGCAG AGGCGTCGAGACTTCCTTCAGCTCATGTTGGATGCACGGGGCAGCAAGGAATATGACCCTTTGGAGCACTTTGACACAGTGAGCCCCGAGCAGCAATCTGTTTCAAGCCCAGAGAATAGTCTTCACGCTCGGGATTTGCCCACCCGGCGTCCATCCAAAAAACTGATGACAGAAGATGAGATTGTCGGCCAAGCTTTCGTCTTCCTGCTGGCGGGCTACGAAACCAGTAGCAACACGCTAGGCTTCACCTGCTACCTCCTGGCACTTCACCCGGAGTGTCAGCGGCAAGTCCAAGAGGAGGTGGATGACTTCTTTCGCAGACAT GAGTCACCCGACTACACCAATGTCCAGGAGCTGAAATATTTAGATATGGTCGTATGTGAAGCATTGCGCCTCTATCCCCCTGCATTCAG GAACTTCATTGGAGATCCCTGCTGGCTTCCTTCACTCCGACCCGGAGCACTGGCCCGAGCCCGAGAAATTCATCCCTGA
- the tbxas1 gene encoding thromboxane-A synthase isoform X1 — translation MEVVVDLLNILHMQPSGVSVALGLLFLALLYWYSIYPFSVLARCGIKHPKTVPFFGNLFLFRQGFFHPLSDLIKTYGRVCGYYLGRRAVVVVADPDILRQVMVREFSSFPNRGTIRFASKPMSDCLLMLRNEQWKRVRSILTPSFSAAKMKEMVPLIQAATTALIDNLDVHAESGEAFDIHRCFGCFTMDVIGSVAFATQVDSQNNPDDPFVRHAQMFFSFSFFRPIMMFFIAFPHIVAPLAGLIPNKRRSQMNNFFINSIQRIIRQREEQPPEQRRRDFLQLMLDARGSKEYDPLEHFDTVSPEQQSVSSPENSLHARDLPTRRPSKKLMTEDEIVGQAFVFLLAGYETSSNTLGFTCYLLALHPECQRQVQEEVDDFFRRHESPDYTNVQELKYLDMVVCEALRLYPPAFRFARDIEQDCMVNGVLLPKGTSLEIPAGFLHSDPEHWPEPEKFIPERFTPEAKASRHPFVYLPFGAGPRNCVGMRLAQLEIKMALVRLFHRFTLLVCSETKVPLELKSSSTLGPKNGIFVKITRRDKGEI, via the exons ATGGAGGTCGTAGTCGACCTCCTCAACATACTCCACATGCAGCCCAGTGGAGTATCTGTGGCGCTCGGCCTCCTCTTCCTGGCTCTTCTATACTG GTATTCCATCTACCCTTTTTCAGTCCTTGCTCGATGTGGAATCAAACATCCAAAGACAGTTCCTTTTTTTGGAAACTTATTCCTGTTTCGTCAG GGTTTTTTCCATCCTCTGTCTGACCTCATAAAGACGTATGGCAGAGTTTGTGG aTACTATTTGGGAAGGAGAGCAGTGGTGGTGGTAGCAGACCCTGACATTCTCAGACAAGTGATGGTGAGGGAGTTCAGCAGTTTTCCAAACCGAGGG ACTATTCGCTTTGCCAGCAAACCCATGAGCGATTGTCTGCTCATGTTGAGGAATGAACAGTGGAAGAGAGTTCGGAGTATCCTGACCCCGTCCTTCAGTGCTGCCAAAATGAAAGAG ATGGttcctctcatccaagcagccACGACTGCCCTGATCGACAACTTAGATGTCCATGCTGAATCAGGGGAGGCCTTTGACATCCACAG GTGTTTCGGCTGCTTCACTATGGACGTAATCGGCAGCGTGGCGTTCGCAACGCAGGTGGACTCTCAGAACAACCCGGACGACCCGTTTGTCCGCCACGCTCAGATGTTCTTCTCCTTTTCGTTCTTCAGGCCCATCATGATGTTTTTTA TTGCTTTTCCGCACATCGTGGCTCCTCTGGCGGGACTCATTCCTAATAAACGGCGCAGCCAAATGAATAACTTCTTCATCAACAGCATTCAGAGGATCATCAGACAGAGGGAGGAGCAGCCTCCTGAGCAG AGGCGTCGAGACTTCCTTCAGCTCATGTTGGATGCACGGGGCAGCAAGGAATATGACCCTTTGGAGCACTTTGACACAGTGAGCCCCGAGCAGCAATCTGTTTCAAGCCCAGAGAATAGTCTTCACGCTCGGGATTTGCCCACCCGGCGTCCATCCAAAAAACTGATGACAGAAGATGAGATTGTCGGCCAAGCTTTCGTCTTCCTGCTGGCGGGCTACGAAACCAGTAGCAACACGCTAGGCTTCACCTGCTACCTCCTGGCACTTCACCCGGAGTGTCAGCGGCAAGTCCAAGAGGAGGTGGATGACTTCTTTCGCAGACAT GAGTCACCCGACTACACCAATGTCCAGGAGCTGAAATATTTAGATATGGTCGTATGTGAAGCATTGCGCCTCTATCCCCCTGCATTCAG GTTTGCGCGAGACATTGAGCAGGACTGCATGGTGAACGGCGTTTTGCTCCCTAAAGGAACTTCATTGGAGATCCCTGCTGGCTTCCTTCACTCCGACCCGGAGCACTGGCCCGAGCCCGAGAAATTCATCCCTGAGAG ATTCACTCCTGAGGCAAAAGCCAGTAGACACCCATTTGTATACCTGCCCTTTGGGGCCGGGCCACGCAACTGTGTGGGCATGAGGCTCGCCCAGCTGGAGATCAAGATGGCTCTGGTTCGTCTTTTCCACAGGTTCACACTCCTAGTGTGCTCTGAAACAAAG GTTCCACTTGAGTTGAAGTCGTCGAGCACCCTCGgacccaaaaatggcatttttgtcAAGATCACAAGAAGAGACAAGGGTGAAATCTGA